The following proteins come from a genomic window of Paenibacillus spongiae:
- the guaA gene encoding glutamine-hydrolyzing GMP synthase encodes MNKPNEMIVVLDFGGQYNQLIARRIRDLGVYSELLPYNTPAERIRELQPKGIVFSGGPASVYEENSPLVDPAIYELGLPIFGICYGMQLMSHQLQGKVERAGKREYGKAEVEFNPGSHLVHELENRQTVWMSHGDHVVELPTGFRVDASTDHAPIAAMSHPERKLFAVQFHPEVRHSIQGNEMIRNFLYNICGCEGNWSMETFIEDTIRDIREQVGSSKVLCALSGGVDSSVVAILLHKAIGDQLTCMFIDHGLLRKDEAEGVMETFVGKFDMKVVKIDASERFLGKLKGVDDPEQKRKIIGNEFIYVFQEESAKFDDFEFLAQGTLYTDIVESGTATAQTIKSHHNVGGLPEDIQFKLVEPLKALFKDEVRKVGEECGLPDAIVWRQPFPGPGLAIRVLGEVTEEKLKIVRDSDAILRDEIIKAGLDREIWQYFTALPNMKSVGVMGDARTYSYTVGIRAVTSIDGMTADWARIPWDILEKISVRIVNEVDNVNRIVYDVTSKPPATIEWE; translated from the coding sequence ATGAATAAGCCAAATGAAATGATCGTTGTCCTCGATTTCGGCGGACAATACAACCAGTTAATTGCAAGACGCATCCGGGATTTGGGCGTATACAGCGAACTTCTGCCATACAACACGCCGGCGGAACGGATCCGCGAACTGCAGCCGAAAGGCATCGTGTTCTCGGGAGGTCCGGCAAGTGTGTACGAGGAGAATTCACCGCTCGTTGACCCGGCCATCTATGAACTGGGTCTGCCAATCTTCGGTATTTGTTACGGCATGCAGCTCATGTCCCATCAGCTGCAAGGCAAGGTTGAACGCGCGGGCAAGCGCGAGTACGGCAAAGCTGAAGTGGAATTCAACCCGGGTTCTCACCTGGTTCATGAACTGGAGAACCGTCAAACGGTGTGGATGAGCCATGGCGACCACGTCGTCGAGCTTCCAACGGGCTTCCGCGTCGACGCTTCGACCGACCATGCTCCGATCGCGGCGATGAGTCATCCGGAGCGCAAGCTGTTTGCCGTTCAGTTCCATCCGGAAGTGCGCCACTCCATCCAGGGGAACGAAATGATCCGCAATTTCCTGTACAACATCTGCGGCTGCGAAGGAAATTGGAGCATGGAGACGTTCATCGAGGACACGATTCGCGACATTCGCGAGCAGGTCGGCAGCAGCAAAGTGCTCTGCGCCTTGTCCGGCGGCGTGGATTCGTCCGTCGTGGCGATTCTGCTGCACAAAGCGATCGGAGATCAGCTGACGTGCATGTTCATCGACCATGGCCTGCTGCGCAAAGACGAGGCCGAAGGCGTAATGGAAACCTTCGTCGGCAAATTCGACATGAAGGTCGTGAAGATCGACGCCAGCGAGCGCTTCCTGGGCAAGCTGAAGGGCGTGGACGATCCGGAGCAAAAACGGAAGATCATCGGCAACGAGTTCATCTACGTTTTCCAAGAAGAATCCGCGAAGTTCGACGACTTTGAGTTCCTTGCTCAAGGCACGTTGTATACCGATATCGTCGAGAGCGGCACCGCAACCGCACAAACCATCAAATCCCACCACAATGTGGGCGGGCTGCCGGAAGACATTCAATTCAAGCTCGTTGAACCGCTGAAGGCGCTGTTTAAGGACGAAGTGCGCAAAGTCGGCGAAGAGTGCGGCTTGCCGGATGCAATCGTCTGGCGTCAGCCGTTCCCGGGTCCGGGTCTTGCGATCCGCGTCCTTGGCGAAGTGACCGAAGAGAAGCTGAAGATTGTCCGCGATTCGGATGCTATTCTTCGCGACGAGATCATTAAAGCCGGACTGGACCGAGAAATTTGGCAGTACTTCACGGCGCTGCCGAATATGAAGAGCGTCGGCGTTATGGGCGATGCCCGCACGTATTCCTACACAGTCGGCATCCGTGCCGTTACGTCCATCGATGGCATGACGGCCGATTGGGCCCGTATTCCATGGGATATCCTGGAGAAGATCTCCGTTCGAATCGTGAATGAGGTCGACAACGTCAACCGGATTGTCTACGATGTCACGTCGAAGCCGCCGGCTACGATCGAGTGGGAATAA
- a CDS encoding NCS2 family permease codes for MDGFFRLKEHGTNVRTEIMAGLTTFMTMAYILAVNPGLLGSAGLDVYSVFLATALAGGIFTILMGLFVNFPVALAPGMGLNAYFAATVLASNGTISPEMALTAVFFSGIIFIILTLTQVRQMLITAIPDSLKHAITVGIGLFITIIGLKTSGVLTVAVENTVTDIPKGVFTNVLGFETVFHMGDVTSPSVYLTLIGLLLISVMMVLRVPGAILFGILGTTLIAIITGDVNVSAGLSGQSWLPDFSKLNFWDFDFAGVFEVGLISVILTFTFVELFDTFGTLVGTATRAGYMKDPEKGKKKIGKAMMVDAIGVSGGAMLGTSTVTAYVESSAGIAQGGRTGLTAVTTGVGFLVALFLWPLISLIPGSATAAALIIVGVLMMQSVKEIDFTDMVYAIPSFFVVAFMPFTYNIANGISFGIVAYVILATLGNLSEKGKYKVHWLMWILAILIVLRYGMLGAG; via the coding sequence ATGGACGGTTTCTTTCGTTTGAAGGAACACGGAACAAATGTAAGAACAGAGATTATGGCAGGCCTGACGACTTTCATGACGATGGCGTATATATTGGCTGTCAACCCCGGCTTGCTGGGCAGCGCGGGTCTGGACGTTTACTCGGTCTTCCTGGCTACTGCGCTCGCGGGGGGCATTTTCACCATTCTGATGGGGCTGTTCGTTAACTTTCCGGTTGCGCTTGCTCCAGGCATGGGTCTTAACGCCTACTTTGCAGCAACGGTTTTGGCTTCTAACGGTACGATATCTCCGGAAATGGCGCTGACGGCCGTTTTCTTCTCCGGTATCATCTTTATCATTCTGACGCTTACCCAAGTCCGCCAAATGCTGATTACGGCAATTCCGGACAGCCTGAAGCATGCGATCACGGTCGGGATCGGCCTGTTCATTACGATCATCGGGCTTAAAACAAGCGGCGTTCTTACCGTTGCGGTCGAGAATACGGTGACGGACATTCCCAAGGGCGTGTTCACCAATGTATTAGGCTTCGAAACGGTATTCCACATGGGCGATGTCACCAGCCCAAGCGTATACTTGACGCTGATCGGCCTGCTGCTTATTTCGGTAATGATGGTCCTTCGTGTTCCGGGCGCTATTCTGTTCGGGATCCTGGGCACGACGCTGATCGCGATTATTACCGGCGACGTTAATGTTAGCGCGGGTCTCTCCGGACAGTCGTGGTTACCGGACTTCTCCAAGCTGAACTTCTGGGACTTCGACTTTGCCGGCGTCTTCGAAGTCGGTCTGATCTCGGTTATTCTGACCTTCACCTTCGTCGAGTTGTTCGACACGTTCGGTACGCTCGTCGGAACGGCGACACGTGCCGGATACATGAAGGATCCGGAAAAAGGCAAGAAAAAAATCGGTAAAGCCATGATGGTCGATGCGATCGGCGTCAGCGGCGGCGCTATGCTCGGTACGAGTACGGTGACGGCTTACGTTGAAAGCTCCGCGGGTATTGCCCAAGGCGGACGTACGGGTCTGACGGCCGTTACGACAGGTGTCGGATTCCTGGTGGCGCTGTTCCTGTGGCCGCTGATCTCCCTTATTCCGGGTTCGGCTACTGCTGCCGCGTTAATCATCGTCGGCGTGCTCATGATGCAATCGGTCAAGGAAATCGACTTTACCGATATGGTTTATGCCATTCCTTCCTTCTTCGTCGTTGCGTTCATGCCTTTCACTTACAATATCGCGAACGGGATTTCATTCGGTATTGTGGCTTACGTGATCCTGGCAACGCTTGGAAATCTGTCCGAGAAGGGCAAATATAAAGTCCACTGGTTAATGTGGATTCTCGCGATTCTGATCGTCCTGCGTTACGGGATGCTTGGCGCGGGCTAA
- the purE gene encoding 5-(carboxyamino)imidazole ribonucleotide mutase — MSAKVGVIMGSKSDWETMKLACDVLDELQIPYEKKVVSAHRTPDLMFEYAESAAARGLKVIIAGAGGAAHLPGMVAAKTILPVIGVPVKSSNLNGLDSLLSIVQMPGGIPVATVAIGNAGGTNAGLLAAQMLGAFDPDVQARVQARRDRIQREVLESSETL, encoded by the coding sequence ATGTCAGCGAAAGTGGGCGTCATCATGGGCAGCAAATCGGATTGGGAAACGATGAAATTGGCCTGCGACGTTCTGGACGAACTGCAAATTCCGTATGAGAAGAAGGTCGTCTCGGCGCATCGCACGCCGGACCTGATGTTTGAATACGCGGAAAGCGCCGCAGCCCGCGGTTTGAAGGTCATTATCGCGGGAGCGGGCGGAGCCGCTCATCTGCCCGGCATGGTCGCTGCAAAAACGATTCTGCCGGTTATTGGCGTTCCCGTAAAGTCGTCCAATCTGAACGGACTCGATTCGCTTCTATCGATCGTGCAGATGCCGGGCGGCATTCCTGTGGCAACCGTGGCGATCGGCAATGCCGGAGGGACGAATGCAGGATTGCTCGCTGCGCAGATGCTGGGCGCATTCGATCCGGACGTGCAGGCGCGCGTGCAAGCGCGGCGCGACCGAATTCAGCGGGAAGTGCTGGAAAGCAGTGAGACGCTATGA
- the purK gene encoding 5-(carboxyamino)imidazole ribonucleotide synthase, translated as MEGESCGIDGCVPVTNESGNANKAKVILPGSTVGILGGGQLGRMLANAGSAMGYRFVTLDPTSDAPCGQVAEQIVAAYDDREAARELAKRADVITYEFENVDAGVAAMLMNESYVPQGSELLYTTQHRLREKRAIEAAGVQVAPYAEIRNVEELREAVRRFGLPSVLKTATGGYDGKGQWVIRSEAEIEEAYETLSRARTELVLEQFIRFEKELSVIAARNPQGEIRTFPAAENIHVDNILHLSIVPARIEAALQRDAEALAARIAEGLGVVGLIAVELFLTEGGELFVNELAPRPHNSGHYTMEACRTSQFEQHVRAVCGLPLGDTSLMTPVVMVNVLGEHMEPLLARLPDTDEAAQRLGVAAKVHLYGKHEAKHKRKMGHVNVLAADTEAALAWISETNIWKG; from the coding sequence ATGGAAGGCGAAAGCTGCGGTATCGACGGATGCGTCCCCGTTACGAATGAATCCGGCAACGCGAACAAGGCGAAAGTTATTCTGCCGGGTTCTACGGTTGGCATCCTCGGCGGCGGTCAGCTCGGCCGGATGCTGGCTAACGCTGGCAGCGCAATGGGCTATCGTTTCGTCACGCTCGATCCGACATCGGATGCGCCTTGCGGACAAGTAGCGGAGCAGATCGTCGCCGCTTATGACGACCGCGAGGCAGCGCGCGAACTGGCGAAGCGGGCGGATGTCATCACCTACGAATTCGAGAATGTCGACGCTGGCGTCGCTGCCATGCTCATGAACGAATCCTATGTGCCTCAGGGCAGCGAGCTGCTGTATACCACGCAGCATCGTCTGCGCGAGAAGCGCGCGATTGAAGCTGCAGGCGTGCAGGTCGCGCCCTATGCTGAAATTCGCAATGTGGAGGAGCTGCGCGAGGCGGTTCGGCGGTTCGGTCTGCCGAGTGTGCTGAAGACCGCAACCGGCGGTTATGACGGCAAGGGGCAGTGGGTCATACGCAGCGAAGCCGAGATCGAGGAAGCTTATGAAACGCTGAGCCGAGCGCGGACAGAGCTGGTGCTGGAGCAGTTTATCCGGTTCGAGAAAGAATTATCCGTCATCGCGGCAAGAAATCCGCAAGGCGAAATTCGTACTTTTCCGGCGGCTGAGAATATTCATGTGGACAACATCCTGCACCTGTCCATCGTTCCGGCGAGAATCGAAGCGGCTCTGCAGCGCGATGCCGAAGCGCTCGCGGCGCGAATTGCGGAAGGGCTTGGCGTTGTCGGCCTGATCGCCGTGGAGCTGTTCTTGACCGAGGGCGGGGAACTGTTCGTTAACGAGCTGGCGCCAAGGCCGCATAACAGCGGGCATTACACGATGGAAGCCTGCAGAACCTCGCAGTTCGAGCAGCATGTGCGTGCGGTTTGCGGCCTGCCGCTCGGCGACACATCGCTCATGACGCCTGTCGTGATGGTCAATGTGCTTGGCGAGCATATGGAACCGCTGCTTGCGCGCTTGCCGGACACGGATGAGGCGGCGCAGCGGCTCGGCGTCGCGGCGAAGGTTCATTTATATGGAAAGCATGAAGCGAAACATAAACGGAAGATGGGGCATGTAAACGTGCTTGCCGCGGATACGGAAGCTGCGCTTGCCTGGATCTCCGAGACGAATATATGGAAGGGTTGA
- the purB gene encoding adenylosuccinate lyase, whose translation MLERYSRPEMRAIWTEENKFKAWLEVELCACEAWAELGVIPREDVEALRKGASFDIDRIYEIEQETRHDVIAFTRAVSETVGPERKWVHYGLTSTDVVDTALGYLLRQANEILDKDIENFIEILRGQAVAYKDTAMMGRTHGVHAEPTTFGLKLALWYEEMKRNLERFRHAANGVQFGKMSGAVGTYANIDPAIEEFTCRKLGITPAPISTQTLQRDRHAEYMATLALVATSLDKFATEIRALQKSEFREVEEPFAKGQKGSSAMPHKRNPIGCENISGLARVIRGHMVSAYENVTLWHERDISHSSVERVILPDATMLLNYMLNRLGNIIKNLQVFPENMKRNMKATYGVPFSGRIMTKLIDKGFSREQAYDTVQPRAMQAWEEQRQFRDIIGETKEITDMLSSEEIDDAFNPAWHLKHVETIFKRLELI comes from the coding sequence ATGTTGGAACGTTACAGCAGACCTGAGATGAGAGCGATCTGGACGGAAGAGAATAAATTCAAGGCTTGGCTGGAGGTTGAGCTTTGCGCTTGCGAAGCGTGGGCGGAGCTGGGCGTTATTCCCCGGGAGGATGTGGAGGCGCTGCGCAAAGGCGCATCCTTCGATATTGACCGCATCTACGAAATCGAGCAGGAAACGCGTCATGACGTAATCGCGTTCACGCGTGCCGTATCCGAGACGGTCGGCCCGGAGCGCAAATGGGTGCATTACGGACTGACATCGACGGATGTCGTCGATACCGCACTCGGTTACCTGCTTCGTCAAGCGAACGAAATTCTGGACAAGGATATCGAGAACTTCATTGAAATCCTTCGCGGACAAGCGGTTGCTTACAAGGACACGGCCATGATGGGCCGCACCCATGGCGTTCATGCGGAGCCGACGACGTTCGGTCTGAAGCTGGCGCTGTGGTACGAAGAGATGAAGCGCAACCTGGAGCGCTTCCGCCATGCGGCAAACGGCGTGCAATTCGGCAAAATGTCCGGCGCGGTCGGCACCTACGCGAATATCGATCCGGCAATCGAAGAGTTTACGTGCCGCAAGCTGGGCATCACGCCGGCGCCAATCTCGACTCAGACGCTGCAGCGCGACCGCCATGCGGAGTATATGGCTACACTGGCATTGGTTGCGACCTCGCTCGACAAGTTCGCGACGGAGATCCGCGCTTTGCAGAAGAGTGAATTCCGCGAGGTCGAGGAGCCGTTCGCCAAAGGACAGAAGGGCTCGTCCGCAATGCCGCACAAACGCAATCCGATCGGCTGCGAGAACATCTCCGGCCTGGCGCGCGTCATCCGCGGCCACATGGTCTCGGCTTACGAGAACGTTACGCTGTGGCATGAACGCGATATCAGCCACTCTTCCGTGGAACGCGTCATCTTGCCGGATGCGACGATGCTGCTCAACTATATGCTGAACCGTCTGGGCAACATCATCAAGAATCTGCAGGTATTCCCGGAGAATATGAAGCGGAATATGAAGGCGACTTATGGCGTGCCGTTCTCCGGACGCATCATGACGAAGCTGATCGACAAGGGCTTCAGCCGGGAGCAGGCTTACGATACGGTACAGCCGCGCGCGATGCAGGCATGGGAAGAGCAGCGCCAGTTCCGCGACATCATCGGCGAGACGAAGGAAATTACGGACATGCTGTCCAGCGAAGAAATCGACGATGCATTCAACCCGGCTTGGCATCTGAAGCATGTGGAAACGATCTTCAAACGGTTGGAACTGATTTAG
- a CDS encoding phosphoribosylaminoimidazolesuccinocarboxamide synthase produces MTEQALSTAVDVVKAPLLYKGKVRELYDLGEHYLIVVTDRISAFDYVLDPAVPQKGNVLNRLSAFWFEQTASILTNHVIHTDVDKLSDVVTDPELLRNRIMVTKKAQRIDIECVVRGYITGGGWRQYVKTSAINGIELPAGLRKNERFEKPLFTPAAKNDVGHDEDIPFERMQELIGAELAEELRDHSLKLYEFAHGYCEERGIILADCKFEFGLIDGKVILIDEIFTPDSSRFWAKDKYAYDIEIDSMDKEPVRAYLLNSDWDQNSKPDPLPDSVVNATTNNYLNIYERLTGKSL; encoded by the coding sequence ATGACAGAACAAGCGTTATCCACCGCTGTGGATGTTGTGAAGGCGCCGCTGCTGTACAAGGGCAAGGTGCGCGAGCTGTATGATCTCGGCGAGCATTATTTGATCGTCGTCACCGACCGCATCAGCGCGTTCGACTACGTGCTTGATCCGGCGGTTCCCCAGAAGGGGAATGTGCTCAACCGGCTATCCGCATTCTGGTTCGAGCAGACGGCTTCCATTCTTACGAACCACGTTATTCATACCGATGTCGACAAGCTGAGCGATGTCGTCACGGATCCCGAGCTGCTTCGCAACCGCATCATGGTCACGAAGAAGGCGCAGCGGATCGATATTGAATGCGTCGTACGCGGCTATATTACGGGCGGCGGATGGCGACAATATGTGAAAACATCGGCAATCAACGGCATTGAGCTTCCGGCGGGCCTTCGCAAGAACGAACGGTTCGAGAAGCCGCTGTTTACGCCGGCCGCGAAGAACGATGTCGGACATGACGAGGATATACCATTCGAGCGGATGCAGGAGCTGATCGGAGCCGAGCTGGCTGAAGAGCTTCGCGATCATAGCTTGAAGCTGTATGAATTTGCGCATGGTTATTGTGAAGAACGGGGCATTATACTGGCGGATTGCAAATTCGAGTTCGGACTTATAGACGGTAAAGTCATTCTTATCGATGAAATTTTCACGCCGGACTCCTCGCGGTTCTGGGCGAAGGATAAATACGCTTACGATATCGAAATCGACAGCATGGACAAAGAGCCGGTACGTGCCTATCTGCTGAATTCCGATTGGGATCAGAACAGCAAGCCGGACCCTCTTCCGGATTCGGTTGTCAACGCAACGACAAACAACTATCTGAATATCTACGAACGGCTGACAGGCAAGTCGCTGTAA
- the purS gene encoding phosphoribosylformylglycinamidine synthase subunit PurS produces the protein MKATVYVTIKQNVLDPQGSAVQGALHSMGFDEVGKVRIGKYLELELDTTDRAEAESRLKAMCEKLLANTVIEDYRFELEG, from the coding sequence ATGAAAGCAACGGTTTACGTAACGATCAAACAAAACGTGCTTGATCCGCAAGGCAGCGCCGTACAAGGCGCGCTGCACTCGATGGGCTTTGACGAAGTCGGCAAAGTGCGCATCGGCAAATACCTCGAGCTTGAGCTGGACACGACGGACCGCGCGGAAGCCGAATCCCGTCTGAAAGCGATGTGCGAGAAGCTGCTGGCCAACACGGTCATCGAAGACTACCGTTTTGAACTGGAGGGTTAA
- the purQ gene encoding phosphoribosylformylglycinamidine synthase subunit PurQ — protein sequence MKFAVIVFPGSNCDIDCYKAVEDTIGQPVDYVWHTATDLSEYDAILVPGGFSYGDYLRCGAIARFAPVMNEVVKAAEQGKFVLGICNGFQILTEAGLLPGALLRNNSMKFRCHSALLEVVNNNTAFTNQYSQGEIIDIPIAHGEGNYFCDDATLAQLKANNQIVFRYKAGANPNGSLEDIAGICNERGNVVGMMPHPERAIDQLLGSEDGKRMFTSILNAWREQHGAAVNG from the coding sequence ATGAAATTCGCGGTAATCGTGTTCCCCGGCTCCAACTGCGACATTGACTGCTACAAGGCTGTGGAAGACACAATCGGCCAGCCGGTCGACTATGTATGGCACACGGCAACCGATCTGTCCGAGTATGACGCCATTCTCGTTCCCGGCGGATTCTCTTATGGCGACTACCTGCGCTGCGGCGCAATCGCGCGCTTCGCTCCGGTTATGAACGAAGTGGTCAAAGCAGCCGAGCAGGGCAAGTTCGTCCTCGGCATCTGCAACGGGTTCCAAATCTTGACGGAAGCGGGCCTGCTGCCTGGCGCCCTGCTTCGTAACAATAGCATGAAATTCCGCTGCCACAGCGCGCTGCTGGAAGTGGTCAACAACAATACGGCGTTTACGAATCAATACAGCCAAGGCGAGATCATCGACATTCCGATCGCGCACGGCGAAGGCAACTACTTCTGCGACGACGCCACCTTGGCGCAGCTGAAGGCGAACAACCAAATCGTGTTCCGTTATAAAGCGGGAGCGAATCCGAACGGGTCGCTCGAGGATATCGCGGGCATTTGCAATGAGCGCGGCAACGTCGTCGGCATGATGCCGCATCCGGAGCGCGCAATTGATCAGCTGCTTGGCTCGGAAGACGGCAAACGGATGTTTACATCGATTTTGAACGCATGGAGGGAACAGCATGGCGCAGCAGTTAACGGCTAA
- the purL gene encoding phosphoribosylformylglycinamidine synthase subunit PurL: MAQQLTAKEPTAEQIADQKIYTQFGVTDYEYELICGFLGRKPNYTEIGVFSVMWSEHCSYKNSKPILKKFPITGPKVLMGPGEGAGIVDIGDNQAVVFKIESHNHPSAVEPYQGAATGVGGIIRDIFSMGARPVALLNSLRFGSLENARVKYLFENVVSGIAGYGNCIGIPTVAGEVMFDESYEGNPLVNAMCVGLIDHDKIQRGVAKGVGNPVFYVGPATGRDGIHGATFASVELSEESEEKRTAVQVGDPFMEKLVMEATLELINSGIVLGIQDMGAAGLTCSSAEMASKAGNGLELYLDEVPQREEGMTPYEMMLSESQERMLFVVEPQHEAQAKEIFDRWGIICAKVGKVTDDGRLRLFHKGEEVADMPVQALVDECPVYNKPSQEPAYYAVNGAIDTTAYAEVTDLTDALKKVLASPTVASKEWVYNQYDYMVRTSTAVQPGSDAAVVTIRGTRKALAMTTDCNGRYVYLDPEVGGRIAVAEAARNIVCSGAEPLAITDNLNFGSPEKPEVFWQIEKAADGISDACRVLETPVIGGNVSLYNENAKGAIYPTPVIGMVGLVQDVDHITTQGFKSEGDVIILLGETKNELGGSELQYVLQGKSEGRPPQIELAAEKKLLDGVLEAIRQGLVASAHDLSEGGLAVALAESCISGKQGADVNVTTSLRADAALFSESQSRILLSAKPEQAAKLTALLTEKGVPNAEIGVVRGSALTLNINGKPGIAAPVEQLEKVWKDAIPCLMK; encoded by the coding sequence ATGGCGCAGCAGTTAACGGCTAAAGAACCGACGGCGGAGCAAATTGCGGACCAGAAAATCTACACGCAATTCGGCGTAACCGATTATGAATATGAGCTTATCTGCGGATTTCTCGGCCGCAAACCCAACTACACGGAAATCGGCGTATTCAGCGTCATGTGGTCCGAGCACTGCTCGTACAAGAACTCCAAGCCGATCCTGAAGAAGTTCCCGATCACGGGACCGAAGGTTCTCATGGGACCGGGCGAAGGCGCGGGAATCGTCGATATCGGCGACAATCAAGCCGTCGTGTTCAAGATCGAATCGCATAACCATCCGTCCGCGGTTGAGCCGTATCAAGGCGCCGCAACGGGTGTGGGCGGCATTATCCGCGACATCTTCTCCATGGGCGCCCGTCCGGTGGCGCTGCTTAACAGCCTGCGCTTCGGCAGCCTGGAGAATGCGCGCGTGAAATATTTGTTCGAGAATGTGGTGAGCGGTATCGCCGGCTATGGCAACTGTATCGGGATCCCGACGGTAGCGGGCGAAGTGATGTTCGACGAGAGCTATGAAGGCAACCCGCTCGTGAACGCGATGTGCGTAGGTCTCATCGATCATGACAAGATCCAGCGCGGCGTCGCGAAGGGCGTCGGCAACCCGGTCTTCTATGTCGGTCCTGCAACGGGCCGCGACGGCATCCACGGGGCGACCTTCGCATCCGTCGAGCTGTCCGAGGAATCGGAGGAGAAGCGTACGGCGGTTCAAGTGGGCGATCCGTTCATGGAGAAGCTTGTGATGGAAGCGACGCTGGAGCTCATTAACTCGGGTATCGTACTCGGCATTCAAGATATGGGCGCCGCGGGTCTGACCTGCTCCAGTGCGGAGATGGCATCCAAAGCAGGCAACGGCCTTGAGCTGTACCTGGATGAGGTGCCGCAGCGCGAGGAAGGCATGACCCCTTACGAAATGATGCTGTCGGAGTCGCAGGAGCGCATGCTCTTCGTCGTCGAGCCGCAGCATGAAGCGCAGGCGAAAGAGATTTTCGACCGCTGGGGCATCATCTGCGCGAAGGTCGGCAAAGTGACGGACGACGGCCGTCTCCGCCTGTTCCATAAAGGCGAGGAAGTGGCTGACATGCCGGTTCAAGCGCTCGTTGACGAGTGTCCGGTCTATAACAAGCCGTCCCAAGAGCCTGCTTACTATGCGGTGAACGGCGCAATCGATACAACGGCTTATGCCGAAGTGACCGATTTGACGGACGCGCTCAAGAAGGTGCTTGCCTCTCCGACAGTAGCGAGCAAGGAATGGGTATACAATCAGTATGACTATATGGTGCGCACGAGCACAGCCGTTCAACCCGGATCCGACGCAGCTGTCGTCACAATCCGCGGCACGCGCAAGGCGCTGGCGATGACGACCGACTGTAATGGGCGCTATGTTTACCTCGATCCGGAAGTGGGCGGACGCATTGCCGTCGCGGAAGCGGCGCGCAACATCGTATGCTCGGGCGCCGAGCCGCTGGCCATTACGGATAACTTGAACTTCGGCAGCCCGGAGAAGCCGGAAGTATTCTGGCAGATCGAGAAGGCCGCCGACGGCATTTCCGATGCTTGCCGCGTGCTGGAAACGCCGGTTATCGGCGGCAACGTATCCCTGTATAACGAGAATGCGAAAGGCGCGATTTATCCGACGCCGGTTATCGGCATGGTCGGACTCGTGCAAGACGTGGACCATATTACGACGCAAGGCTTCAAATCCGAAGGCGACGTTATCATTCTGCTCGGCGAAACGAAGAACGAGTTGGGCGGCAGCGAGCTGCAGTACGTGCTGCAGGGCAAGTCGGAAGGGCGTCCGCCGCAGATCGAGCTCGCAGCGGAGAAGAAGCTGCTGGACGGAGTGCTGGAAGCAATTCGCCAAGGTCTTGTCGCTTCCGCGCATGACCTATCCGAAGGCGGCCTTGCCGTGGCGCTTGCAGAATCGTGCATCAGCGGCAAGCAGGGCGCGGACGTCAATGTGACGACCTCGCTTCGCGCCGACGCGGCGCTGTTCAGCGAATCGCAATCGCGGATTCTGCTGTCGGCCAAACCGGAGCAAGCGGCGAAATTGACGGCATTGCTGACGGAGAAGGGCGTACCGAACGCGGAGATCGGCGTCGTACGCGGCAGCGCATTGACCCTTAACATCAACGGCAAACCGGGCATTGCAGCGCCGGTTGAACAACTGGAGAAGGTTTGGAAGGATGCGATTCCATGTCTGATGAAGTGA